TTTGGTTTCTTAGCCAGAATAAATCTCAGTTTACTATGGCGTTAGAAAGTCGGTTTCTTCACAAAACCGACTTTCTGTATACTCAGATATTGCACCAGGTATAGAAACTCCGTTTCTTAATTCTTGTTAAAAATGGTGAAAGATGTAAATATACCTTATCGATTTGGAATAGACTGTATAAGGAATTGATTAACCTACCGATGTATCGCTCTTGCTCATATACAATGGAATTTCTATAATAAATTCCGCACCCTCTCCATAGGATGAATTATACGTTAATTGACCTTTATGTTTTTCCACAATAATTTGATAACTCGTTAATAGCCCTAAGCTAGTACTTTTACCCACAGGCTTAGTTGTAAAAAAAGGATCGAACAAATGACTTTTTAATTCATCTGGAATACCCACCCCATTATCTTTAATACAAATTCTGGCAGTTTGCGAATCAACTAATTTAGTTGTAATCCAAATACTCGGAGAATAAACTTTTGTAATCTTTCGATCGATTACTAATTCTATAGCATCAATAGCATTGTTTAAAATATTAAAAAAAGCTTGATTAATTTGGCTTGCATAACAAGTCACTAAAGGTAAATTGTCATAATCTTTGATTACTTTAATTTTTGGTTGTTTTTCTTCTGACTTAAGCCGATGTTCTAATAATAGTAGAGTACTATCAATTCCTTCATGAATATCGACAGCTTTAATATCTGATTCATTTAAACGGGAAAAAATGCGTAATGCCAGCAAAATGGTAGAAATACGCTCTGCTCCTGCCTGCATAGAGCCGATCATTTTTTCTATATCAGACTTCAAAAAATCTAAATCGATTTCTTCCTTAGCTTCTTCAATAGTTGGCGTAGAATTTGGATATTCTTGTTGGTAAAGATGAATCAAATACAGTAAATCTTGAATGTATTTGCGAGCCGGAGAAATATTACTAGATATAAAACCAACGGAATTATTAATTTCATGTGCCATTCCAGCAGCTAACTGACCCAAACTAACCATTTTTTCTTTTTGTACTAGTTGGGCTTGGGCTTTTTGAATATCAATTAATGCTTGTTGAAGTTCATAATTTTGTTTCTGTAATTGCTCCCTTAACTTTTTAATAGTCAGTTGATTTTCCACTCTTACTAAAACTTCTTCAATTTGAAATGGTTTACTGATATAATCTGCGCCTCCCATTTGAAATGCTTTTATTTTATCTACCAAATCATCTAAAGCACTTAAAAAAATTACGGGTACAGAGTGAGTTTCTTCATCTTTTTTTAATTTTTCACATACTTCATAACCGTTCATTCCAGGCATATTAATATCCAATAAAATTAGATCGGGCGTTACAGCTTTTACAGCAGTCAAAGCCATTTGGCCATTAATTGCTTTGCGAACGTTATAACCATACTGTTGCAAGGCAGAGGATAAAAAGCGAATATTTTCAGGTATATCATCAACAATCAGTATATCGGCTTGAGAAATGAGCGATTGATTGTTATTCATTTCTTTAGAGGTTAGGTTAGTAGAGATTGGGATATTTTCATAATTTGCTCAAACTGAAAATTATCAACTAAGTCGGTTAGGGCTTTCGCAATAGAAGCTTTTTCGGCAGGAATTTTTTCGATTAGCTGAAAAATTAATAAATCGCTGCCTTGAGAAGCTGCATTGTATAATTCTTCTAACCACTCGGTTGGCATATTGGCAATTTCAGCATTTAAATCACGAATATTGACGGCTTGTGGTAAGCTTTGCCAGTTATTCCCTATTTCTGAGATTTCTTCCTCATAAATATATCGAACACCTAAATGTTTGCTCATTTTTGCTAATAATTCTTCTTCTTGAAACGGTTTCCGGACAAAATCATCGCATCCCGCTGATAAAATAAACTGTCGCTGTTCTTCAAAAGCGCTAGCAGTGAGAGCAACGATTACCGTTGCCTGACCCTTAATGTGCGCTTTGATTTGTTTGGTAGCTTCATAGCCGTCCATGATAGGCATTCTCATATCCATCCAAATCAAATGGGGTTCCCAAGTTTCCCAAATACTTAAGGCTTCTTGCCCATTTTCAGCTTCACGCACTTGAAAGCCTAATACACTGAGTAATTTAACCAAGAGAAGACGATTGGTAGGTTTATCTTCAACTACTAAAATGCGATAAGTTGGTTGGTTAGGAGCTAAACCAATCACTTTTTTATTAATCAAATTGCTTTGACTAATTTGAATGCCACTAACTTGATTAGCTTGGATATTAAAAACAAATTTAGAGCCGCAGCCCAGCTTGCTAGTGACACTAATATTTCCGCCGAGTAATTGGACAAATTTTTGGCTGATCGGTAAACCCAATCCAGTGCCTTTACCAGAGTTTAACCCTGCGGCAGTTTGTCCGAAGGCTTCAAATAATTTATCAAACTCATTTTGTGCAATGCCAGGGCCAGTATCTTCTACTTCAAAGGTAATTTTGGATTGGGAATCTTTCCGAGAATTTTCTGATTTTATTCGCAATATGACACTGCCTTTTTCCGTAAATTTGATGGCATTGTCTACGATATTAATTAACACTTGGCGTAGTTTGCTTTCATCGGTTTTGATATATTTCGGTACTTCGGAAGCACAAATGAAATCCAGATTTAAATTTTTAGATTGAGCTTTATACTTTAACATTTCTTCGAGGCTATCTAACAAGCTATATAGGTTGAATTCATTTTCATTGAGTGTAATTCGACCTGCCTCTATTTTTGACATTTCCAGAATGTCGTTAATTAGTTCCAGTAGATGCTCTCCACTGCGACCGATCAAATCTACGTACTGTTTATATTCGGTAGATAGAGAGACATCTCGATTCATTAGTTGAGTAAAACCAAGAATAGCATTAAGCGGAGTTCTGAGTTCGTGACTCATGTTAGCCAGAAATTCGCTTTTTGCACGGTTAGCAGCGTCAGCAGTTTCTTTGGCTTGTTTTAATTCTGCCGATTGCTGTTGAGTTGTTGTTAGCAATTCTGCTTGTTGAATTGCTACGCCTAACTGCGCTCCTATCTGCACTACCATTTTAATTTCTGCTTCTACCCATTGACGGGAACGAGAGTTTTGATAGATAGCTAGTAATCCCCAAAGCTGACTACTACAAAAAATTGGCACTATTATATAAGCTCTCGCTTGCAAATTTTCTAATAGTTCAATATAACAATCATCAAATCCAGCTTGATAAATATCAGAAACACAACGGTAACTGGTTCCCTCCCGATAACAACCCCCTTGAGTATCTTGCAAATAAGTATCTTGAATTGAGATGTCGGCAATACCTAAGTTTTTCACGGTACAATCAGAATTATCGACAGCTACTTTAATGAGTTCCGGGTGCTCGCTTTGTTCTTGTACTAATTTTTTCCACCCTTCTACTACTGACTCGGATACTAATTCCCCACTCCAGTCAGGATTAAAGCGATAGACAAGCACGCGATCGCAGTTGACCGCTTGCCGCAATTCTTGGGTAGTATTCTGGAATATAGTCTGAATTTCCAGACTTTGCCGCATTCTTTGAATTACTCTAGCGATCGCTCTTTCTCGTTCAGCAGTTTCTCGTAAAGCTAACTCTGCTCGTTTGCGATCGCGCGATTCCATTGCCAGCGAAATCATATAAGCTAAATTACTAGCAAAATTCTGCTCTTCTATACCCCAATATCTTTTATTTCCAGTATGTTCTAAACAAATTACTCCTATAGTTTCGCCTTTCATACTAACCGAAACATCTAAAATAGAAGTAATGCCAAAAATATTGAGATAATCCGTACCAAACTCTTTAGTGCGCGGATCGGTAAGAGCATTATGGGCTGCGATCGATTGCTCGGTTTCTAAAGCATAAAAATAGTTGGGATACTCGGTAACAGGAAGCTTTAATCCCTCACTATGCTGATTCTCGCTCAATTTATATAAATCCGCACAATGAATTTCTGAACGATCGTGGTTATAAAACCATATACTTACTCTTTCTACTTTCAAAATATGGCTTGCTAACCGAGTAATTTCTTCTAAAATATCCTTTAAGTTGCCATTGTATAAATTACTACTTTTTGCTAGCTCTATCAACCCTGCTTGCTGTTGTTTCAAGCGATGTTCGCTATTTCGCAAAGCCGATTCTGCGGAAATTCTTTCTTGAATTTCGGTTGCTAACGCAGCATTTGCTTTTAATAAATCAGCCGTGCGTTCTTGGACTCGCATTTCTAACTGTTCGTAGGCGCGACTTTTGGCATTTTCTGCTCTTTTTCTTTGTAGTTCGGCGGTCGCTCTAGCAGCAAATACTTTCATAATAGCTTTGGCATTTTCTTCGTTTACCAAAGGTCTGTCATTATTAATACATAAAATTCCGAGCGCTTGCTGTTGTCCGTCTAGCAGAGGTACGCCCAAGTAACATACTGCATCCATTGCTTTTAATCCATCAGCTTTTGGAAAGATTTCCTGTACTTTCTCTGGGTAATAAAACAATTTAGATTGCTTAATTACTGGTTCGCAAGGCGTATCCTTTAAATCGTACTCAAAGTTAATTTCTGATTGTCCGTCTGCCCAAAAAGCAAGAGTTCTTAATTGTTCGGTTTGGTTATCTGAAACTTCTGCCACAAAAGCGTAGCGAATCTGAAGTGCTGTAGCCAAGTTCTGCACTAAAGCGGAGAAAAACTTTTCTCCCGTAACGGAAGCCGTACCTGCTACAATACTTTTTAAGACTTGTTCCGCCTGTTGTCTTTCTGCAATCTCGCGTTGCAATTCCCGGTTAATTTCTTCTAGTTGTTTGGGTGTCTTGAGAGTTAAAAATTGAGGAAGCAGCCCGATCGTTGAAAAGGCTGTATAACAAGAAACTACAGCAGTAAAAGCTTTTTCAATACCGGAAATCCAGTAAGCTGGATGCCATAACGTCCAAATATCTATTAAGTGACCTGTCCCGCAAGCGAGAATAAATGTACCGAATAAAATAAATATTCCCTGAAATGGAATATCTTTTCGCCGAGCGATAAAGTAAATTAGCATCGCCGGAATTGAGTAGTAGGCAAGTGCAATTAGTAAGTCGCTCACAAGATGCAATCCAACTAGTGACTTTTGCCATAAGTAGCAATGACCGTGTGGAATGTACTGACTGGGTGAAAATATATTTTGTAAAACTTCCCACATTTAGCTTTGTCTGGTTACTTTTAAAAGCAATCGTAATTATTCCAGAATAAATATTATCCTTACATATAGCTGCTATTTTTAACAAATTATTTTTTCAAAAAAACATTATTTATTAACAAAAATAATATAAAAAAATGTTAATTTAATGTATAATAAAATACCTTGTGGTAAGCATTTTCAAGAAAAAATACGCATTCCAGAGTATCAAATTTAGTAAAATTTTGTAACAACTGACGGCTCAGAAAAATTATTTGGTTAAGAATTGGTTAATTTTAAGTATAGAAAAGGTTATCTCTATTAAAAGCTATGTACGATCGACAAGAAGAGCAGAACCAACAAAGTAAGGATCGTTTTCTACACCCTCACCATCGTTATTACGGTCACTTTACGCCAGAAAATATGACTTTCAACGCGAATTTACAAGAATTTGCCCAAAAAGTCACGTATATAGCTGCCCTCGAAACCGGGGGAAAGCTTTCTCCAGAACAAGCTTACAAACAGATTAAAGATTTGTGGCAGCAATTGAAGCAAACTAAAAAGGCGATGGCAATTGGTAAACATCCTCATCCATAGAGCCAACATTTCACAAATGTTCATAATTTAAAGTAAAAAGTTTATTGGCTAAGCCCTGTTATAAATTAGCTAAGTAGATGAACAGAAAAATTTATGGTTGGGATAAGGCAAAAATTAAGAACTAGGAGGCAAAATCAAAAAAAAAGAGAGTCAAAGCTTAACTTTACTGTTCCTTACATACTTCTGTTGATTCGCGCTTCCCAACTTAATAAAACCTTTTCTGTTATACGAACGCGAATATATATATTAAACGATGAGAAAATTATTAATTATTGAAGATGAAGAAATAATTCGGGAAAGCATCCTCGACATTTTAAATGTGAAAGGATTTAATGCCATTGGTGCAAATAATGGCCGGGTAGGATTGCAATTAGTAAAAGAATTCGTTCCCGATTTAATTTTGTGCGATGTAAAAATGCCTGAACTAGATGGTTATCAAGTGCTAAAAATTTTACGAGAAAATCCCAGCACTGCCAGAATTCCTTTGATATTTATTACAGCACGATCTACCGAAGATGTGGTTTTTCAAACGGAAATGTTAGGTGCGGACGGCTATTTGATCAAACCATTTTCAACAGCTAATCTTTTAGAAATTATTAGCATCTATCTTAAGGAGTAATTAAAATTAAATTCAGGCGTCAGGATTGAGTAGATAAGTAGGATGGCATGAATAAACGCACACGGACAGGGCGGGTAAGATAAGCGAGTAAAACGGTTGTATATCAAGCACTTTAACCAAACCTGTCCCTGCAAATCAACCTTCATTTTTTCACACTTACCTACTTATATTAGAAGAAAGAAAATTTCTAACTTCTCAAAAATTTTCGTTTCTTTCCATACAATCAATCGTTTCCGCCCAAAGGCAGACGATACGAGCAATTTTTGGGTTTAAATTACCTGATGGTGCAGCACCCGATATCGTAGAAGCAGCACTGAGTAAACTTAATTTGGAACCCAACGAAGTCGTAATGATTGCCGACACTCCCTATGATATTCAATCTGCCAATAAAGCTGGAGTGGAGGTGATTGCATTCCGTAGCGGTGGTTTTGATGATAGCCAGCTAAAAAATGCGATCGCAATTTATGACGACCCCGCTGATTTGTTAGCAAACTACGATAATTCCCCCTTAGCCCAAGAACCGATTTTAAACTCCAAATAAAAGCAATAAACAGGTTTCTTCGTTAAGAAACCTGGGTTAGCTATAATTTTGAATATAGTTTTTAAGAAAAATTCTAAAATGCCGCAATACTTCGGAAAACTACCCACAAACAATCAACCTTGGTCAGTTATTGGCGCTGTTGAATTAATAGAAAAAAACGACAAATATATTACTTGCCAATGCAATATATCTCGCGTACAGATTAGTATATTAGCACCCAATTTAATCAGAGTTCGTCTAGCACCAAATGGCGAATTCATGCCCCGTCGTCCTTGGGCAGTCAACTTAGATGATGCAGAATGGCCAAGCGTTCCCTTTGAAATTAAAGAAACAGACAAAACGGTAGAAATCGAAACCGAAAAGATGCGCGTCTTGCTACATCGCGATCCTTTCCGCATCGAATATTTCGATAAAAATAACCGCCCCTTCGCTTGCGATACAGACACCAGTATGGGTTGGCGAACAGGTGCGGTTGCTGCTTGGAAACGCATCGAATCTGACGAACATTACTATGGTTTTGGAGAACGGACGGGTTTTCTAGATAAACTAGCCGAAGTCAAAACAAACTGGACAGTTGATGCTTTAGATTACGGTTCTCTAACTGATGAAATGTATCAGGCAATTCCCTTTTATATCGCCTTACGTCCTCACGTTAGTTACGGCATCTTTTTCAACACAACTTTTTGGAGTCAATTTGATATTGGTGCTGAAAAACCAGGCGTTCTTAAAATGGAAACTAGGGGAGGTGAATTAGATTATTACATTATTTACGGCCCCGAACCTGCCCAAATTCTCGATACTTATACCCAACTAACAGGGAGAATGCCCCTACCGCCGAAATGGTCGCTAGGTTATCATCAATGTCGGTGGAGTTACGAATCAGAAGAAGTAGTTAGAGAATTAGCATCAGAATTTCGCAAACGACAAATTCCGTGCGATGTCATTCATCTCGATATCGATTATATGCGCGGTTATCGAGTATTTACCTGGAGTCCGAAACGGTTTCCCGATCCTGCTAAATTAATTGATGATTTAAAACAGAATGGTTTCAAAACCGTAACTATTATCGACCCCGGCGTTAAATACGAACCGGAAGCAGATTATCACGTTTTTGATGAAGGACTAAAAAACGATTATTTTGTCAGAAGTGCGGATGGAAAATTGTTTCACGGTTACGTTTGGCCAGATAAAGCAGTCTTTCCCGATTTCTTGCGTTCAGATGTGCGGAAATGGTGGGGAAATTTGCATAAAAGTTTAACTGATATCGGGATTGCGGGAATTTGGAATGATATGAACGAACCCGCTTTAGACGATCGGCCCTTTGGCGACCCCGGTAATAAAATTTGGTTTCCCTTCGATGCGCCCCAAGGCGATCCCGCTGAAAAAACAACCCATTTAGAAACCCATAATTTGTATGGTTTGTCAATGTCAAAAGCTTGTTATGAAGGGTTGCAAAAATTACGTTCCACAGAACGATCGTTCGTGTTAACGCGATCGGGTTTTGCCGGAGTACAACGCTGGTCATCAGTGTGGATGGGTGACAATCAATCATTATGGGAACATCTAGAAATGTCCCTACCCATGCTTTCTAATATGGGATTATCAGGCGTAGCATTTGTCGGTTGCGATATAGGTGGTTTTGCAGGTAACGCCACTGCCGAATTATTCGCCCGTTGGATGCAAATGGGAATGCTTTACCCATTAATGCGCGGTCATTCTGCTATGAGTACCGCCCGTCACGAACCGTGGGTTTTTGGTGAAGAAGTAGAAAAAATTTGCCAGAAATATATCAATTTACGATATCAATTATTGCCATATTTTTATACCCTATTCTGGCAAGCATCAACCACTGGCGCACCGATTTGGCGACCATTAGTTTATCATTTTCCCAACGATACCAAAACTTATAAAATCTACGATCAAGTATTAATTGGTGATTCTTTAATGGCAGCACCAATTTATCGACCAGGTATCGATCGTCGATCGGTTTATCTCCCAGAAGGCGTTTGGTATGATTGGTGGAATGGCGATCGCTACGAAGGCCCAACCCATATCCTCGCCAACGCCCCCCTAGAAACCATGCCTCTCTATGTACGAGGTGGTGGAATAATTCCAATGGCACCCGTCATGCAATACGTTGACGAACGTCCCCTCGATCGATTGAC
This window of the Leptolyngbyaceae cyanobacterium genome carries:
- a CDS encoding glycoside hydrolase family 31 protein, which produces MPQYFGKLPTNNQPWSVIGAVELIEKNDKYITCQCNISRVQISILAPNLIRVRLAPNGEFMPRRPWAVNLDDAEWPSVPFEIKETDKTVEIETEKMRVLLHRDPFRIEYFDKNNRPFACDTDTSMGWRTGAVAAWKRIESDEHYYGFGERTGFLDKLAEVKTNWTVDALDYGSLTDEMYQAIPFYIALRPHVSYGIFFNTTFWSQFDIGAEKPGVLKMETRGGELDYYIIYGPEPAQILDTYTQLTGRMPLPPKWSLGYHQCRWSYESEEVVRELASEFRKRQIPCDVIHLDIDYMRGYRVFTWSPKRFPDPAKLIDDLKQNGFKTVTIIDPGVKYEPEADYHVFDEGLKNDYFVRSADGKLFHGYVWPDKAVFPDFLRSDVRKWWGNLHKSLTDIGIAGIWNDMNEPALDDRPFGDPGNKIWFPFDAPQGDPAEKTTHLETHNLYGLSMSKACYEGLQKLRSTERSFVLTRSGFAGVQRWSSVWMGDNQSLWEHLEMSLPMLSNMGLSGVAFVGCDIGGFAGNATAELFARWMQMGMLYPLMRGHSAMSTARHEPWVFGEEVEKICQKYINLRYQLLPYFYTLFWQASTTGAPIWRPLVYHFPNDTKTYKIYDQVLIGDSLMAAPIYRPGIDRRSVYLPEGVWYDWWNGDRYEGPTHILANAPLETMPLYVRGGGIIPMAPVMQYVDERPLDRLTLRIWPGTNEWTMYEDDGHSFEYKTGAWATTTYRVHPNGENTIVKIGERTGQFSPPPREVIVELVSVGEQHFQDDGSARQLIF
- a CDS encoding HAD hydrolase-like protein, with the protein product MFGFKLPDGAAPDIVEAALSKLNLEPNEVVMIADTPYDIQSANKAGVEVIAFRSGGFDDSQLKNAIAIYDDPADLLANYDNSPLAQEPILNSK
- a CDS encoding response regulator, with translation MNNNQSLISQADILIVDDIPENIRFLSSALQQYGYNVRKAINGQMALTAVKAVTPDLILLDINMPGMNGYEVCEKLKKDEETHSVPVIFLSALDDLVDKIKAFQMGGADYISKPFQIEEVLVRVENQLTIKKLREQLQKQNYELQQALIDIQKAQAQLVQKEKMVSLGQLAAGMAHEINNSVGFISSNISPARKYIQDLLYLIHLYQQEYPNSTPTIEEAKEEIDLDFLKSDIEKMIGSMQAGAERISTILLALRIFSRLNESDIKAVDIHEGIDSTLLLLEHRLKSEEKQPKIKVIKDYDNLPLVTCYASQINQAFFNILNNAIDAIELVIDRKITKVYSPSIWITTKLVDSQTARICIKDNGVGIPDELKSHLFDPFFTTKPVGKSTSLGLLTSYQIIVEKHKGQLTYNSSYGEGAEFIIEIPLYMSKSDTSVG
- a CDS encoding GAF domain-containing protein, with the translated sequence MWEVLQNIFSPSQYIPHGHCYLWQKSLVGLHLVSDLLIALAYYSIPAMLIYFIARRKDIPFQGIFILFGTFILACGTGHLIDIWTLWHPAYWISGIEKAFTAVVSCYTAFSTIGLLPQFLTLKTPKQLEEINRELQREIAERQQAEQVLKSIVAGTASVTGEKFFSALVQNLATALQIRYAFVAEVSDNQTEQLRTLAFWADGQSEINFEYDLKDTPCEPVIKQSKLFYYPEKVQEIFPKADGLKAMDAVCYLGVPLLDGQQQALGILCINNDRPLVNEENAKAIMKVFAARATAELQRKRAENAKSRAYEQLEMRVQERTADLLKANAALATEIQERISAESALRNSEHRLKQQQAGLIELAKSSNLYNGNLKDILEEITRLASHILKVERVSIWFYNHDRSEIHCADLYKLSENQHSEGLKLPVTEYPNYFYALETEQSIAAHNALTDPRTKEFGTDYLNIFGITSILDVSVSMKGETIGVICLEHTGNKRYWGIEEQNFASNLAYMISLAMESRDRKRAELALRETAERERAIARVIQRMRQSLEIQTIFQNTTQELRQAVNCDRVLVYRFNPDWSGELVSESVVEGWKKLVQEQSEHPELIKVAVDNSDCTVKNLGIADISIQDTYLQDTQGGCYREGTSYRCVSDIYQAGFDDCYIELLENLQARAYIIVPIFCSSQLWGLLAIYQNSRSRQWVEAEIKMVVQIGAQLGVAIQQAELLTTTQQQSAELKQAKETADAANRAKSEFLANMSHELRTPLNAILGFTQLMNRDVSLSTEYKQYVDLIGRSGEHLLELINDILEMSKIEAGRITLNENEFNLYSLLDSLEEMLKYKAQSKNLNLDFICASEVPKYIKTDESKLRQVLINIVDNAIKFTEKGSVILRIKSENSRKDSQSKITFEVEDTGPGIAQNEFDKLFEAFGQTAAGLNSGKGTGLGLPISQKFVQLLGGNISVTSKLGCGSKFVFNIQANQVSGIQISQSNLINKKVIGLAPNQPTYRILVVEDKPTNRLLLVKLLSVLGFQVREAENGQEALSIWETWEPHLIWMDMRMPIMDGYEATKQIKAHIKGQATVIVALTASAFEEQRQFILSAGCDDFVRKPFQEEELLAKMSKHLGVRYIYEEEISEIGNNWQSLPQAVNIRDLNAEIANMPTEWLEELYNAASQGSDLLIFQLIEKIPAEKASIAKALTDLVDNFQFEQIMKISQSLLT
- a CDS encoding response regulator; the encoded protein is MRKLLIIEDEEIIRESILDILNVKGFNAIGANNGRVGLQLVKEFVPDLILCDVKMPELDGYQVLKILRENPSTARIPLIFITARSTEDVVFQTEMLGADGYLIKPFSTANLLEIISIYLKE